Proteins encoded together in one Prunus dulcis chromosome 3, ALMONDv2, whole genome shotgun sequence window:
- the LOC117621991 gene encoding early nodulin-like protein 1, producing the protein MVVTKDDYEKCHSAHPIFFSNNGVTVFTLDRPGLFYFISGVSGHCERGQKIIKVLEPASPPQSADQNEQKNHATAVAMAAITSATLMSCIMSFVGVLFF; encoded by the coding sequence ATGGTGGTGACCAAGGACGACTACGAAAAATGCCATTCTGCTCatcccatcttcttctccaacaatGGTGTGACCGTGTTCACATTGGACCGGCCCGGTTTGTTCTATTTCATTAGTGGGGTTTCTGGGCACTGCGAGAGAGGCCAGAAGATCATCAAGGTCTTGGAACCAGCAAGCCCACCTCAATCTGCTGACCAGAACGAGCAGAAGAATCATGCTACTGCAGTTGCAATGGCCGCCATCACTTCTGCAACACTCATGTCCTGCATTATGTCATTTGTGGGGGTCCTTTTCTTCTAA
- the LOC117621988 gene encoding protein ADP-ribosyltransferase PARP3-like yields the protein MALDMRDGRARTTVNRHAVIVKLELYKEDIAVRFKEFQASVKTTLSTEQIRKFLEANGQDLSGSNDALLQRWIPNGPLFVCSISQLIIVCCSQDLLFYGPLGKCPVCNGNNLEFTGYFCECGTCIYRSRYPPRKRGPIKYPISIIKQINPHFNPRFDPPYVEDQGFFGRLWPEFIPQHDPYRPAGNRVEMTLTTYQDEVEINGRRMKKRTFWIYVMVIVLTGFFMVKLWSKLSTE from the exons ATGGCATTAGACATGAGAGATGGAAGAGCAAGAACTACG GTGAATCGACATGCCGTGATTGTCAAACTTGAGCTCTATAAAGAAGACATAGCTGTTAGATTTAAGGAATTTCAAGCATCGGTCAAGACAACACTATCAACGGAACAAATACGTAAATTTTTAGAAGCTAATGGCCAAGACTTATCTGGCTCTAATGATGCTCTTCTCCAAAGATG GATACCAAACGGccctttatttgtttgttcGATTTCCCAACTTATAATTGTTTGTTGCAGCCAGGACTTGTTGTTCTATGGACCATTAGGGAAATGCCCAGTTTGCAATGGCAATAATTTGGAGTTCACTGGATATTTTTGTGAGTGTGGCACTTGCATCTATCGCTCAAGGTATCCACCAAGGAAAAGAGGGCCCATCAAGTACCCTATTAGCATCATCAAGCAAATCAACCCTCATTTCAACCCTCGTTTCGACCCTCCTTATGTG GAAGATCAAGGGTTCTTCGGCCGTTTATGGCCTGAATTTATTCCCCAACACGATCCATATCGCCCG GCGGGTAACCGAGTGGAAATGACACTAACTACATATCAAGACGAGGTGGAGATCAATGGCCGgaggatgaagaagagaaCTTTTTGGATCTATGTAATGGTAATTGTGCTAACGGGTTTCTTTATGGTCAAACTTTGGTCCAAATTGTCCACAGAATGA